One genomic segment of Pandoraea thiooxydans includes these proteins:
- a CDS encoding DUF3683 domain-containing protein → MNAPLPAFDPHDAKQAVAAMPPRLREIPYNYTSFSDREIVIRLLGEQAWHILDELRAERRTGRSARMLYEVLGDIWVVRRNPYLQDDLLDNPKRRRLLIDALNHRLSEIEKRRRADVAEHGDAHGQERASRVEQLTAAARRAVDAFAAEFAQMSDLRRRAQRVLGRVTARDNIKFDGLSRVSHVTDATDWRVEYPFVVLTPDSEEEIAALLKGCFELGLTVIPRGGGTGYTGGAIPLTPLSAVVNTEKLEMLGAVELTSLPGVENPVPTIFSGAGVVTRRVADAAEQAGYVFAVDPTSIDASCVGGNVAMNAGGKKAVLWGTALDNLAWWRMVDPDGNWLEVTRLDHNCGKIHDVPVARFELKWFDGNHAPGIKLLRSEMLEIAGQRFRKEGLGKDVTDKFLAGLPGVQKEGCDGLITSARWILHKMPAHTRTVCLEFFGQAREAIPSIVDIKNYMFAQTQQGGAILAGLEHLDERYLRAVGYATKSKRNAFPKMVLIGDIVGDDDAAVAQATSEVVRMANGKSGEGFVAVSAEARKKFWLDRSRTAAIAKHTNAFKINEDVVIPLDRMGEYTDGIERINIELSLKNKLQLIDALETFFGAGNLPLGKSDDANEIPSAELLEDRVQQALTLLREVRERWLYLRDHFDAPLAEAIPLLNRHGIRDLNMMLGERLKRQPAATVFDILQDRTVRISWKSEVRGELRKIFNGGEFEPILAECQAIHKKVLHGRVFVALHMHAGDGNVHTNIPVNSDNYEMLQDAHRAVARIMKLARSLDGVISGEHGIGITKLEFLTDDEIAEFRVYKERIDPQGRFNKGKLLHLPELPADLRNAYTPSFGLMGYESIIMQQSDIGAIADSVKDCLRCGKCKPVCATHVPRANLLYSPRNKILATSLLIEAFLYEEQTRRGVSIKHWEEFNDVADHCTVCHKCVTPCPVKIDFGDVSMNMRNLLRKMGKKKFNPGSAASMFFLNATNPETINLTRKVMIEWGYKAQRFGNDFLKKFARKQTQHPPATVGKPPVREQVIHFVNKKMPGNLPKKTARALLDIEDDKIVPIIRNPKTTTADSEAVFYFPGCGSERLFSQVGLATQAMLWHTGVQTVLPPGYLCCGYPQRGSGQFDKAEKIVTDNRVLFHRMANTLNYLDIKTVIVSCGTCYDQLAGYEFEKIFPGCRILDIHEYLLEKDVRLQGVEGVRYMYHDPCHTPIKTMDSIKLVNQLMGAEQNGYRIAKNDRCCGESGTLAVTRPDISTQVRFRKEEEMRRGAAKLREGNASDVKILTSCPSCLQGLSRYSEDVNVDADYIVVEMAKHVLGASWLENYVSQANNGGIERVLV, encoded by the coding sequence ATGAATGCTCCCCTGCCTGCCTTCGATCCGCACGATGCCAAACAGGCGGTGGCCGCCATGCCGCCGCGCCTGCGCGAGATTCCCTACAACTACACGTCGTTCTCCGATCGGGAAATCGTGATTCGCCTGCTGGGCGAGCAAGCCTGGCATATCCTGGACGAGCTGCGCGCGGAGCGCCGCACCGGGCGATCGGCCCGCATGCTGTACGAGGTGCTGGGCGATATTTGGGTGGTGCGCCGCAATCCGTATCTGCAGGACGATTTGCTCGATAACCCGAAACGGCGACGCTTGTTGATCGATGCGTTGAACCACCGTCTGAGCGAAATCGAGAAACGGCGCCGCGCCGATGTGGCCGAGCACGGCGATGCCCACGGCCAGGAGCGCGCCAGCCGGGTCGAGCAGCTGACGGCGGCCGCACGCCGCGCGGTGGACGCGTTTGCCGCCGAGTTTGCCCAGATGAGCGACTTGCGCCGCCGCGCGCAGCGCGTGCTGGGACGGGTGACCGCACGTGACAACATCAAGTTCGACGGTCTGTCGCGCGTCTCGCACGTGACGGACGCGACCGACTGGCGGGTGGAATACCCGTTCGTGGTGCTCACGCCCGACAGCGAGGAAGAAATCGCCGCGCTGCTCAAGGGGTGCTTCGAGCTCGGCCTGACCGTGATTCCGCGCGGCGGCGGCACCGGCTACACCGGCGGCGCGATTCCGCTCACGCCGCTGTCGGCGGTGGTCAATACCGAGAAGCTGGAAATGCTGGGGGCGGTCGAGCTGACGTCGTTGCCCGGCGTCGAGAACCCTGTGCCGACGATTTTCTCGGGTGCCGGCGTGGTCACCCGGCGGGTGGCAGACGCGGCCGAGCAGGCTGGTTATGTGTTCGCGGTCGATCCGACCTCGATCGACGCTTCGTGCGTTGGCGGCAACGTCGCCATGAACGCGGGCGGCAAGAAGGCCGTGCTGTGGGGCACGGCGCTGGACAACCTGGCCTGGTGGCGCATGGTCGATCCGGACGGCAATTGGCTTGAAGTCACGCGGCTGGATCACAATTGCGGAAAAATTCACGACGTGCCGGTGGCCAGGTTCGAGCTCAAGTGGTTCGACGGCAATCATGCCCCCGGCATCAAGCTGCTGCGCAGCGAAATGCTCGAGATCGCGGGGCAGCGCTTTCGCAAGGAAGGGCTCGGCAAGGATGTCACCGATAAATTCCTGGCCGGCCTGCCGGGTGTCCAGAAGGAAGGCTGCGACGGCCTGATTACCAGCGCGCGCTGGATTTTGCACAAGATGCCGGCGCATACGCGCACGGTCTGTCTCGAGTTTTTCGGCCAGGCGCGCGAAGCGATCCCGAGCATCGTCGACATCAAGAACTATATGTTCGCCCAGACGCAGCAGGGCGGCGCGATTCTGGCGGGGCTTGAGCACCTCGACGAACGCTATCTGCGCGCGGTCGGATATGCGACCAAATCCAAGCGCAACGCTTTTCCGAAGATGGTGCTGATCGGTGACATCGTCGGCGATGACGATGCTGCCGTGGCGCAGGCCACCTCCGAGGTGGTGCGCATGGCCAACGGCAAGAGCGGCGAGGGCTTTGTCGCGGTGTCGGCCGAGGCGCGCAAGAAATTCTGGCTGGACCGCTCGCGCACGGCGGCCATCGCCAAGCATACCAACGCCTTCAAGATCAACGAGGACGTGGTGATTCCGCTCGACCGGATGGGCGAATATACCGACGGTATCGAGCGCATCAATATCGAGCTGTCGCTCAAGAACAAGCTGCAGCTGATCGATGCGCTCGAGACATTCTTCGGGGCTGGCAATCTGCCGCTGGGCAAGAGCGACGACGCCAATGAGATTCCGTCGGCCGAGTTGCTGGAGGACCGCGTGCAACAGGCGCTGACCCTGTTGCGCGAGGTGCGCGAGCGCTGGCTGTACCTGCGCGATCATTTCGATGCGCCGCTGGCCGAGGCGATTCCACTGCTCAATCGGCACGGCATTCGCGATTTGAACATGATGCTTGGCGAGCGCCTGAAGCGGCAGCCCGCGGCGACGGTGTTCGATATCCTGCAAGACCGCACGGTGCGCATTTCGTGGAAGAGCGAAGTGCGCGGCGAGTTGCGCAAGATTTTCAATGGCGGCGAGTTCGAGCCGATTCTGGCCGAATGCCAGGCGATTCACAAAAAGGTGCTGCACGGGCGGGTTTTCGTGGCGCTGCACATGCATGCCGGCGACGGCAACGTGCATACCAACATCCCCGTCAATTCCGACAATTACGAGATGCTGCAGGACGCGCACCGGGCCGTGGCGCGCATCATGAAGTTGGCGCGCTCGCTCGATGGCGTGATTTCCGGCGAACACGGCATTGGTATTACCAAGCTCGAATTCCTCACTGACGACGAGATCGCCGAGTTCCGGGTCTACAAGGAACGCATCGATCCGCAGGGGCGCTTCAACAAGGGCAAGCTGCTGCACTTGCCGGAGTTGCCGGCCGATCTGCGCAACGCTTATACCCCGAGCTTCGGCTTGATGGGCTACGAATCGATCATCATGCAGCAGTCGGATATCGGCGCGATCGCCGATAGCGTCAAGGATTGCCTGCGCTGCGGCAAATGCAAGCCGGTGTGTGCGACTCACGTGCCGCGCGCCAATCTGCTGTACAGCCCGCGCAACAAGATTCTGGCCACCTCGCTGCTGATCGAGGCGTTCCTCTACGAGGAGCAGACGCGGCGCGGCGTGTCGATCAAGCATTGGGAGGAATTCAACGACGTGGCCGACCATTGCACGGTGTGCCACAAGTGCGTGACGCCCTGCCCGGTGAAGATCGACTTCGGCGACGTCTCGATGAACATGCGCAACCTGTTGCGCAAGATGGGCAAGAAGAAATTCAATCCCGGCTCGGCCGCGAGCATGTTCTTTCTGAATGCGACCAATCCCGAGACGATCAACCTGACCCGCAAGGTCATGATCGAATGGGGTTACAAGGCGCAGCGTTTCGGCAATGATTTTCTGAAGAAATTCGCCCGCAAACAGACCCAGCATCCGCCGGCCACGGTCGGCAAGCCGCCGGTGCGGGAGCAGGTGATTCACTTCGTCAACAAGAAGATGCCGGGCAATTTGCCGAAAAAGACCGCGCGCGCTCTGCTCGATATCGAAGACGACAAGATCGTGCCGATCATTCGCAATCCGAAGACCACCACGGCCGACTCGGAGGCGGTGTTCTATTTCCCGGGCTGTGGCTCGGAGCGGCTGTTCTCGCAGGTCGGCCTGGCGACACAGGCGATGTTGTGGCACACCGGCGTGCAGACCGTGCTGCCGCCGGGCTATCTGTGCTGCGGTTATCCGCAGCGTGGCTCGGGTCAGTTCGACAAGGCCGAGAAGATCGTTACCGACAACCGAGTACTGTTTCACCGGATGGCCAATACGCTGAATTATCTCGATATCAAGACGGTGATCGTTTCCTGCGGCACTTGCTACGATCAGCTGGCCGGCTACGAATTCGAGAAGATCTTCCCCGGCTGCCGGATTCTGGATATCCACGAATACCTGCTCGAGAAGGACGTGCGCCTGCAAGGCGTGGAAGGGGTGCGCTACATGTACCACGATCCCTGCCACACGCCGATCAAGACGATGGACTCGATCAAACTGGTCAATCAGTTGATGGGCGCCGAGCAAAATGGTTACCGGATTGCGAAGAATGATCGTTGCTGCGGCGAATCGGGTACGCTGGCGGTCACGCGGCCGGATATCTCGACGCAGGTGCGGTTTCGCAAGGAAGAAGAGATGCGCCGGGGCGCGGCCAAGCTGCGCGAGGGCAACGCCAGCGACGTCAAGATCCTGACGAGCTGCCCGTCGTGCCTGCAAGGGCTGTCGCGTTACAGCGAGGACGTCAATGTCGATGCCGACTACATCGTCGTCGAAATGGCCAAGCACGTGCTCGGCGCCAGCTGGCTGGAAAACTACGTGAGTCAGGCAAACAATGGCGGCATCGAGCGCGTGCTGGTGTAG
- a CDS encoding (2Fe-2S)-binding protein, with the protein MISFQLNGRAVQVDVDPATPLLWTLRDNLSMTGTKFGCGMALCGACTVHLEGQPIRSCVTPVSAVAGKHITTIEHVGEDPVGHAVQTAWVKHDVPQCGYCQSGQIMSATALLKSNRQPSDADIDNAMAGNICRCGTYARIRAAIKDAAASLA; encoded by the coding sequence ATGATCTCGTTCCAACTCAACGGCCGGGCCGTTCAGGTCGATGTCGATCCCGCCACCCCGCTACTCTGGACCCTGCGCGATAACCTGTCGATGACCGGCACCAAATTCGGCTGCGGCATGGCGCTGTGCGGCGCCTGCACGGTCCATCTCGAGGGCCAGCCGATTCGCTCATGCGTGACGCCCGTGTCGGCAGTCGCCGGCAAGCACATCACCACCATCGAGCACGTCGGGGAAGACCCCGTCGGCCATGCCGTGCAAACCGCCTGGGTCAAGCACGACGTGCCGCAATGCGGGTATTGCCAGAGCGGCCAGATCATGAGCGCCACCGCACTGCTCAAGAGCAATCGCCAGCCAAGCGACGCCGACATCGACAACGCCATGGCTGGCAATATTTGCCGATGCGGCACCTACGCCCGCATTCGCGCCGCCATCAAAGACGCCGCCGCGTCACTGGCCTGA
- a CDS encoding xanthine dehydrogenase family protein molybdopterin-binding subunit, with protein sequence MQPFRFQLPADPDADAGNAASASRRAFLKTSAVAAGGFLLELSVLPGSQGAATAAETANQPRKGLAPAAFVHIAPDETVTIQVNRLDFGQGVQTALPMLIAEELDCDWQHVRSELAPAAEVYKDPVYGMQMTGGSGSVAHSWLQYRQIGATARAMLVSAAAARWKVKPAQCRTESGTVIGPRGQRASYGSLAASAQRQPLPADVVLKDPREFRLLGKPTPRLDARAKSTGVPMYGMDFKLPGLKVAVLARPPVFGGKVAHFDASAAKAIKGVHEIFEIPYDRGGTAIAVVADGYWPAKTARDALKIEWSHAGLTPADTEAMLAEYRTLAKNPGTVARPGDLSKLASAPRKIVAEFTFPYLAHAPMEPLNCTVRLSEHGCEVWAGTQFQTVDQQAAARVLGLKPEQVKLHTLMAGGGFGRRAVPTSDYTVEAVQVAKGWRARGRHEPVKLIWSREDGIQGGYYRPVYLHRAEIGLDAHGQVLGWDHRIVGQSILSGTPFEKFAVKNGVDSTSVEGFANTPYALPLQVSVHNTEVNVPVLWWRSVGNTHTAYVMETLIDELAQTAKQDPVAYRRALLGDRHPRHLAALELAVAKSGYGTKTLPKGHAWGVAVHESFGSVVAYVVEATLVDGKPKLLHATAGVCCNFAVNPLTVEAQVQGAALMGLGTTLPGAAITLKDGVVGQSNFDRYIVARMPDMPRIDVHLVPSAAAPTGMGEPGLPALAPAYANAIAALTGKRLRALPFDLENA encoded by the coding sequence ATGCAGCCATTTCGCTTTCAACTGCCGGCCGATCCCGACGCCGATGCAGGCAACGCAGCCAGTGCGTCGCGTCGCGCGTTCCTCAAGACTTCCGCCGTCGCCGCCGGCGGCTTTCTGCTCGAATTGAGCGTGCTGCCCGGCAGCCAGGGCGCGGCGACCGCTGCCGAGACCGCAAACCAGCCTCGCAAGGGTCTGGCACCGGCCGCTTTCGTCCATATCGCGCCGGACGAAACCGTCACCATCCAGGTCAACCGCCTCGACTTCGGGCAAGGCGTGCAAACCGCGCTGCCGATGCTGATCGCCGAAGAACTCGACTGCGACTGGCAGCACGTGCGCAGCGAGCTGGCGCCTGCGGCCGAGGTCTACAAGGATCCCGTCTACGGCATGCAAATGACCGGCGGCTCCGGCTCGGTGGCCCACTCATGGCTGCAATACCGCCAGATCGGCGCGACCGCGCGCGCCATGCTGGTATCGGCCGCCGCCGCCCGCTGGAAGGTAAAACCGGCGCAATGCCGCACCGAATCCGGCACGGTGATCGGCCCGCGTGGTCAGCGTGCCAGCTACGGTTCGCTGGCTGCCAGCGCGCAACGCCAGCCGTTGCCTGCCGACGTCGTACTCAAAGATCCCCGCGAATTCCGCCTGCTGGGCAAGCCCACGCCCCGGCTCGATGCGCGCGCCAAGTCGACTGGCGTGCCGATGTACGGCATGGATTTCAAGCTGCCGGGCTTGAAAGTGGCCGTACTGGCACGCCCGCCCGTCTTTGGCGGCAAGGTTGCGCATTTCGATGCAAGCGCCGCGAAAGCGATCAAAGGGGTGCATGAAATCTTCGAGATTCCCTACGATCGGGGCGGCACGGCAATCGCCGTAGTGGCCGACGGCTACTGGCCGGCCAAAACCGCGCGCGACGCGCTCAAGATCGAATGGAGCCACGCCGGGCTCACACCGGCCGACACCGAGGCGATGCTGGCCGAATACCGGACCTTGGCCAAAAATCCAGGCACCGTCGCGCGCCCCGGCGACCTCTCGAAACTGGCCTCGGCGCCCAGGAAAATCGTCGCCGAATTCACCTTCCCCTATCTGGCGCACGCGCCGATGGAGCCGCTGAACTGCACCGTGCGATTGAGCGAGCATGGCTGCGAGGTCTGGGCCGGCACGCAATTCCAGACCGTCGACCAGCAGGCGGCCGCGCGCGTGCTGGGCCTCAAGCCCGAGCAGGTCAAGCTGCATACCCTGATGGCCGGCGGCGGCTTCGGGCGGCGCGCGGTGCCCACCTCCGACTACACCGTGGAGGCGGTGCAGGTCGCCAAGGGCTGGCGCGCGCGTGGCCGTCACGAGCCGGTCAAGTTGATCTGGAGCCGCGAGGACGGCATCCAGGGCGGCTATTACCGCCCGGTGTACCTGCATCGCGCCGAAATCGGGCTGGACGCGCATGGCCAGGTACTCGGGTGGGACCACCGCATCGTCGGGCAATCGATCCTGAGCGGCACGCCATTCGAGAAATTCGCGGTGAAGAACGGCGTCGACAGCACTTCGGTCGAAGGATTCGCCAACACGCCTTATGCACTGCCGCTGCAGGTATCGGTGCACAACACCGAAGTCAATGTCCCGGTTCTGTGGTGGCGCTCGGTGGGCAACACCCACACCGCCTACGTGATGGAAACACTGATCGACGAACTGGCCCAGACCGCAAAGCAGGATCCGGTTGCCTATCGGCGCGCGTTGCTGGGCGACAGGCATCCGCGCCACCTGGCCGCGCTGGAACTCGCCGTGGCCAAATCCGGCTACGGCACGAAAACCCTGCCCAAGGGCCATGCCTGGGGCGTCGCGGTGCACGAGTCGTTCGGCTCGGTGGTTGCTTACGTGGTCGAGGCGACGCTGGTCGATGGCAAACCCAAGCTGCTGCACGCCACCGCCGGCGTTTGCTGCAACTTTGCCGTCAATCCGCTCACCGTCGAGGCGCAGGTTCAAGGCGCCGCGCTCATGGGGCTGGGCACCACGTTGCCCGGAGCCGCCATCACGCTCAAGGACGGCGTCGTCGGACAGTCCAACTTCGACCGGTACATCGTCGCGCGCATGCCGGACATGCCTCGCATCGACGTGCATCTGGTGCCGTCGGCCGCAGCGCCCACCGGCATGGGCGAGCCCGGCCTGCCGGCGCTGGCGCCGGCCTATGCCAACGCGATCGCCGCGCTCACCGGCAAGCGCCTGCGCGCCCTGCCGTTCGACCTGGAGAACGCATGA
- a CDS encoding YqaA family protein has translation MEHFINWLFGVLALPKVGLPAVFLISLVSATLLPMGSEPAVFGYVKLNPEMLWPTIVVATLGNTIGGMIDWWMGYGAKLAVIRLRERRRLHGAAGAVPRARRNGQPTLGAKYFAWMRRYGPATLLLSWLPVIGDPLCTLAGWLRLPWGACLIYMAIGKLLRYLAVTGLLLWVPDSFWSGILAPLRALAG, from the coding sequence ATGGAACATTTCATCAATTGGTTGTTCGGGGTGCTGGCACTGCCGAAGGTGGGCCTGCCGGCCGTCTTCCTGATCAGCCTGGTGTCGGCCACCCTGCTGCCGATGGGCTCGGAGCCGGCCGTGTTCGGCTACGTCAAGCTCAACCCGGAGATGCTGTGGCCCACCATCGTGGTCGCCACGCTGGGCAACACGATCGGCGGCATGATCGACTGGTGGATGGGGTATGGCGCCAAGCTCGCGGTGATACGGCTGCGCGAGCGGCGCCGACTGCATGGCGCTGCCGGTGCAGTGCCCCGCGCGCGCCGCAACGGCCAGCCGACGCTGGGAGCGAAATACTTCGCCTGGATGCGCCGTTACGGGCCGGCCACGCTGCTGCTGTCGTGGCTGCCGGTCATCGGCGATCCGCTCTGCACGCTGGCCGGCTGGCTGCGCCTGCCGTGGGGCGCCTGCCTGATCTACATGGCAATCGGCAAGCTGCTGCGCTATCTCGCCGTGACGGGCCTGTTGCTGTGGGTGCCCGACAGTTTCTGGTCGGGCATCCTCGCTCCGTTGCGGGCGCTGGCCGGTTAG
- a CDS encoding nucleotidyltransferase family protein, with the protein MSRHSLLPVAILLAGGIGSRFDASGQRNKLLQPLPGDASGRSVASASAHALLAVLPRVIAVVRPDRAELMAQLRAAGCEIVSSEATLRGMGASLAAGVRASLANAPPTALGAPRGWLVALADMPFIRPASIRAVVDALDDPQAVVAPRYQGQRGHPVAFGQAHGAALAELDGDLGARALLRDSARVSWVDLDDPGIVRDIDTPADLDLQQ; encoded by the coding sequence ATGTCACGACACTCCCTCCTGCCCGTTGCCATTCTGCTGGCCGGCGGCATCGGCAGCCGCTTCGACGCCAGCGGCCAGCGCAACAAGTTGCTGCAACCGCTGCCAGGCGACGCATCCGGACGCAGCGTCGCGTCGGCCAGTGCGCACGCATTGCTCGCCGTGCTGCCACGCGTGATTGCCGTGGTTCGGCCCGATCGCGCCGAACTCATGGCGCAGTTGCGCGCCGCCGGCTGCGAGATCGTATCGAGCGAGGCAACCTTGCGCGGCATGGGTGCCAGCCTGGCGGCAGGCGTTCGGGCCTCGCTCGCCAACGCACCGCCCACCGCCCTGGGCGCACCGCGAGGATGGCTGGTGGCACTGGCCGACATGCCGTTCATCCGACCTGCCAGTATTCGCGCCGTGGTCGATGCGCTGGACGATCCGCAGGCTGTGGTCGCGCCGCGCTACCAGGGCCAGCGAGGCCATCCGGTCGCCTTCGGGCAGGCCCACGGCGCCGCGCTGGCCGAACTCGATGGCGATCTCGGCGCGCGCGCGCTGCTGCGCGACAGCGCCCGCGTGAGCTGGGTCGATCTGGACGATCCCGGCATTGTGCGCGACATCGACACACCGGCCGACCTGGATTTGCAGCAATAA
- a CDS encoding YMGG-like glycine zipper-containing protein translates to MKRWVCLTAVAAAVLSGCTVMPVGPTVLALPGNGKTFDQFRTDDAICRQYAYQQIGGPAAQQAVTDSAVGSAALGTAVGALAGAAFGGGRGAAVGAGAGLLAGSAIGADSAAASGYGSQRRYDYAYVQCMYARGNQVPVRGGVMQRYNPPPPPADEPPPPPPGTPPPPPPGVY, encoded by the coding sequence ATGAAACGATGGGTTTGCTTGACAGCAGTGGCGGCGGCCGTGCTCAGCGGCTGCACGGTGATGCCGGTGGGGCCGACCGTGCTGGCCCTGCCCGGCAACGGCAAGACGTTCGATCAATTCAGGACCGATGATGCCATCTGTCGCCAGTATGCATACCAGCAGATCGGCGGACCGGCAGCGCAGCAGGCCGTCACCGATAGCGCGGTTGGCAGCGCCGCGCTGGGTACCGCGGTCGGCGCGCTCGCGGGCGCGGCATTCGGCGGCGGACGCGGCGCGGCGGTCGGCGCCGGGGCCGGCCTGCTGGCCGGCAGCGCGATCGGCGCCGATAGTGCGGCTGCCTCCGGCTATGGCTCGCAGCGCCGCTACGATTACGCCTACGTCCAGTGCATGTACGCCCGGGGTAATCAGGTGCCGGTGCGCGGCGGCGTGATGCAGCGCTATAACCCGCCGCCCCCGCCGGCCGATGAGCCGCCTCCGCCTCCACCGGGGACACCCCCGCCGCCGCCGCCCGGCGTCTATTGA
- the ilvA gene encoding threonine ammonia-lyase, biosynthetic, giving the protein MSASALDYLKKVLTAKVYDVARESELELARTLSMRLHNRIHLKREDNQTVFSFKLRGAYNKMANLPEAELARGVITASAGNHAQGVALSAAKLGCKAVIVMPVTTPQVKIDAVKTHGGRAVEVVLAGDSYSDAYQKAAELQEERGLTFVHPFDDPDVIAGQGTIAMEILRQHPGPLHAIFVPIGGGGLIAGVAAYVKALRPEVRVIGVQTQDSDAMARSMHKGQRVQLHDVGLFADGTAVKYVGAETYRLCKQHVDEVILVDTDALCAAIKDVFQDTRSVLEPSGALSVAGAKRYVEREKLKGETLVAITSGANMNFDRLRFVAERAEVGEAREAVFAVTIPEERGSFKRFCELVGNRNVTEFNYRIADATQAHIFVGIQTHNRDEGAKIAANFQRHGFATADLSNDELSKQHIRYMVGGHSPLARDELLYRFEFPERPGALMKFLSSMNPNWNISLFHYRNQGADYSNILVGIQVPKDEKRVFQEFLDTLGYPYWDESENPVYRLFLA; this is encoded by the coding sequence ATGTCCGCCTCTGCCCTCGATTATTTGAAAAAGGTTCTCACCGCCAAAGTCTACGACGTCGCCCGCGAGAGCGAACTCGAACTGGCGCGCACGCTGTCGATGCGACTGCACAACCGCATCCACCTCAAACGCGAGGACAACCAGACGGTGTTTTCCTTCAAGCTGCGCGGCGCCTACAACAAAATGGCCAACCTGCCCGAAGCCGAGCTCGCGCGCGGCGTGATTACCGCCTCGGCCGGCAATCACGCGCAAGGGGTCGCGCTGTCGGCCGCCAAGCTCGGCTGCAAGGCGGTGATCGTGATGCCGGTCACCACCCCGCAGGTCAAGATCGATGCGGTGAAAACCCACGGCGGGCGGGCCGTCGAGGTTGTGCTGGCGGGCGACTCCTACAGCGATGCCTATCAAAAAGCAGCCGAGCTCCAAGAGGAGCGCGGCCTGACCTTTGTGCACCCGTTCGACGACCCGGATGTGATCGCCGGCCAAGGCACCATCGCAATGGAGATTCTGCGCCAGCATCCCGGACCGCTGCACGCGATTTTCGTACCGATCGGCGGCGGCGGCCTGATCGCCGGCGTAGCGGCGTACGTCAAGGCGTTGCGCCCGGAAGTGCGCGTCATCGGCGTGCAGACCCAGGACTCCGACGCGATGGCGCGCTCGATGCACAAAGGCCAGCGCGTGCAGTTGCACGATGTCGGGCTGTTCGCCGACGGCACCGCCGTCAAGTACGTCGGCGCTGAAACGTACCGGCTGTGCAAGCAGCACGTCGACGAGGTGATCCTGGTCGATACCGACGCGCTGTGCGCGGCCATCAAGGACGTCTTTCAGGACACCCGCAGCGTACTGGAGCCGTCCGGCGCGCTGTCGGTGGCCGGCGCCAAGCGCTATGTCGAGCGCGAAAAGCTCAAGGGCGAGACGCTGGTGGCGATCACCTCCGGCGCCAACATGAATTTCGACCGGCTGCGCTTCGTCGCCGAGCGGGCCGAGGTCGGCGAGGCACGCGAAGCGGTTTTCGCCGTGACGATTCCCGAGGAACGCGGCAGCTTCAAGCGCTTTTGCGAACTGGTCGGCAACCGCAACGTCACAGAGTTCAACTATCGCATCGCCGATGCCACCCAGGCGCATATCTTCGTGGGCATCCAGACGCACAATCGCGACGAGGGCGCGAAGATCGCGGCCAACTTCCAGCGTCATGGCTTTGCCACGGCCGACCTGTCGAACGACGAGCTGTCCAAGCAGCACATCCGCTACATGGTCGGCGGCCATTCGCCGCTGGCGCGCGACGAACTGCTGTACCGCTTCGAATTTCCGGAGCGGCCCGGCGCGCTGATGAAGTTCCTCTCGTCGATGAATCCGAACTGGAACATCAGCCTGTTTCACTACCGGAACCAGGGCGCCGACTACAGTAATATCCTGGTAGGCATTCAAGTGCCGAAGGACGAAAAACGCGTGTTCCAGGAATTTCTCGACACGCTTGGCTATCCTTATTGGGACGAAAGCGAAAACCCGGTGTATCGGCTGTTTCTCGCCTGA
- a CDS encoding 5'-nucleotidase: protein MSFTLNDKLVVAISSRALFDFEEENRVYEQGDPAAYEKLQRERLDVPAQPGVAFGLIRKLLALNTERERRVEVVILSRSDPISGLRAFRSCREQQLAIERGVFTRGSPPFRYLKPLAAHLFLSANRDDVQEALAAGFPAAHVYPRSTAQAELRPDEIRIAFDGDAVLFSDEAEQVYQASGLPEFMRHEVQKRDIPLAHGPLKPLLEALHRLQKLADDAATMRIRTALVTARAAPAHERAIRTLMAWEIEVDEAMFLGGLDKGTFLREFQPDFFFDDQLRHCESAREVTATGHVPIGITNHAS, encoded by the coding sequence ATGTCATTCACGCTCAACGATAAGCTGGTGGTCGCCATCTCCTCGCGCGCGCTGTTCGACTTCGAAGAAGAGAACCGCGTCTACGAGCAGGGCGACCCTGCCGCCTACGAAAAGCTGCAGCGTGAGCGTCTGGACGTGCCGGCGCAGCCCGGCGTCGCGTTCGGGCTGATCCGCAAGCTGCTCGCGCTCAATACCGAGCGCGAGCGTCGCGTCGAAGTCGTGATCCTCTCGCGCAGCGATCCGATCAGCGGCCTGCGCGCGTTCCGCTCCTGCCGCGAGCAGCAACTGGCGATCGAGCGTGGCGTGTTCACGCGCGGCAGTCCCCCATTTCGCTACCTGAAGCCGCTGGCCGCGCACCTGTTTCTCTCCGCCAACCGCGACGACGTGCAGGAGGCGCTGGCCGCCGGCTTTCCCGCCGCGCATGTCTACCCGCGCTCGACCGCGCAGGCGGAACTGCGGCCCGATGAGATCCGCATCGCTTTCGACGGCGACGCCGTGCTGTTCTCCGACGAGGCCGAGCAGGTCTACCAGGCCAGCGGCCTGCCGGAATTCATGCGCCACGAAGTGCAAAAGCGAGACATTCCGCTCGCACACGGCCCGCTCAAGCCGCTGCTCGAAGCGCTGCATCGGCTGCAGAAACTGGCCGACGACGCCGCGACCATGCGCATTCGCACGGCGCTCGTCACGGCACGCGCGGCCCCCGCCCACGAACGCGCGATCCGCACACTGATGGCCTGGGAGATCGAAGTCGACGAGGCGATGTTCCTCGGCGGACTCGACAAGGGCACTTTCCTGCGCGAATTCCAACCCGACTTTTTCTTCGACGACCAACTGCGTCATTGCGAATCGGCACGCGAGGTCACAGCGACCGGCCACGTGCCCATTGGAATCACCAATCATGCAAGCTGA